Part of the Nitrospira sp. genome is shown below.
TTTCTAGCATCCCGCAGACGGCCCTGCTCTGCTGCCCTCAGTGCACCCATCTGATCAGTTACGAACGGGGCCAAGACCGCATCGTCTGCCGCGCCTGCGGTGCCACGCTCCCGGCGCGCACGCTGCGAATGGCCGGTTCCGCCCGCCGCCAGCAGTAATCCCATCGCCGTCTCTGTTAGTCTTCGGTCCGACTCGATCTCCAGAGTCCAGGGACAGACAAGTTTTTCCTGAAGGCGCACGGTTTCGCCATTCCTGCCCGCGCGCTCCGTCATCGGCTCCGGGGTAGCCACCCGCGTGCTCACCGTGCTCTTCTTTGGGCCGCATGCGCCCTGGGGGCGCGGCTGTGCCGCCAGGGGTGTGTGTTTATGCGCGTGGATCCTACGCACATACCGTACCTTGCTCACAAGGAGGGGCAGGGACGAGGAGATTTTTGGTGATATTTGCGGGGGCGCTGCTGGATCTGGAGCCGGGCATGGCTTGGGTGGAGGGCGCAGGCGGCAGCTATCGGGGTATCGCGCGGACTTACTTTTCGTGCATCTCCGCCGTCCGGATCTTCGGCATGCGTGACGTAGTCGACAACAGAAACGTCACGATCGCCGGGGCAATCGTGATCGTAGCGGTGGTGTACGGGTTTCTGCTGCTGAAGGGAGAGCGGACAGCTGTGAGTTGTAAGGTTTCAGTCTTCTGTGTCAGAAATGGGGGATTGATCACCGCCAACCGAACACGCTGCTACCGCAGTCCGAGCACGTCGAGCATGTCGTAGAGGCCCGGCGGCTGTCTCACCACCCACCGCGCCGCGCGCAGCGCGCCGCGCACGAAGGTGTCGCGGCTCTGCGCGCGGTGGGTGACTTCGATCCGCTCGCCCATGCCGCCGAAGATGACGGTGTGGTCGCCGACGATGTCGCCCGCACGGATTGTCTGGATACCGATCTCGCCCTCTTTGCGCTCGCCGATGATACCCTTGCGGCTGTAGTTCGCAATCTCCCCCAGGTCCTTACCCATAGCCTTGGCCAGCACCTCAGCCATTTTCAACGCCGTGCCGCTCGGCGCGTCCTTCTTGAGGCGGTGGTGGGCTTCGATAACCTCGATATCGTAGTCCTCATGCAGGGTTCTTGCCATCTCGGTCAGCACCTTAAACAGCAGATTCACGCCCACGCTCATGTTGGGCGAGAAGACGCAGGCGATCTGCTTCGACAACTGCTTGAGCTCATCCATTTCGGTGGTCGAAAAGCCGGTTGTACCAATGACCATGGCCTTGTGGCCCGCGGCGGCGACGCGCATGTGTTCCAGCGTGGCTGCGGGGGAGGAAAAGTCGATGATGACCTCGCCCTTGCCGATGCAGGCGGACAGGTCGTCCTCGATGAGGACCAGACTGGGACCGCAGCCGGCCAGCTCACCGGCATCCCCCC
Proteins encoded:
- the dapB gene encoding 4-hydroxy-tetrahydrodipicolinate reductase, translating into MIKVIVAGTAGRMGSRLVALMKESAALTLGAAVEKKGHAAVGGDAGELAGCGPSLVLIEDDLSACIGKGEVIIDFSSPAATLEHMRVAAAGHKAMVIGTTGFSTTEMDELKQLSKQIACVFSPNMSVGVNLLFKVLTEMARTLHEDYDIEVIEAHHRLKKDAPSGTALKMAEVLAKAMGKDLGEIANYSRKGIIGERKEGEIGIQTIRAGDIVGDHTVIFGGMGERIEVTHRAQSRDTFVRGALRAARWVVRQPPGLYDMLDVLGLR